The following are encoded together in the Paludisphaera mucosa genome:
- the trxA gene encoding thioredoxin: MADSVKEFTDANWKSEVLDSSTPVVVDFWAPWCGPCRMLAPTIEKLATEFGDKVKVGKLNTDENTDTPGSLRISAIPTVLVFHGGKEVDRLVGVNPLNKFKDALEKLGVPV; this comes from the coding sequence ATGGCCGACAGCGTGAAGGAGTTTACCGACGCCAACTGGAAGTCGGAAGTGCTCGATTCCTCGACCCCGGTCGTGGTCGACTTCTGGGCCCCCTGGTGCGGGCCCTGCCGCATGCTGGCCCCGACGATCGAGAAGCTGGCGACGGAGTTCGGCGACAAGGTGAAAGTCGGCAAGCTCAACACCGACGAGAACACCGACACGCCGGGCAGCCTGCGGATCTCGGCCATCCCGACCGTGCTGGTCTTCCACGGCGGCAAGGAGGTCGACCGCCTGGTCGGCGTCAACCCGCTGAACAAATTCAAGGACGCTCTCGAGAAGCTCGGCGTCCCCGTCTGA
- a CDS encoding phosphoribosylanthranilate isomerase: MPLAADPLFRGSPGIKVCGLTDPAEAVACLAAGVDWIGLNFHPPSPRSLTIDRAGAILSACPRPDAAVGLFVDRPPAEVVATCRTLGLSRVQLHGDEPPEDLSALGEFFLIRAFRLRDASAVRAMSAHLERASRLGRAPDAVLIDAWSPSAFGGTGATITASILVDLPPIARLMLAGGLTPENVAARALAIRPWMVDLASGVESAPGRKDLDKVQSLVRALRPVPA; the protein is encoded by the coding sequence ATGCCCCTCGCCGCCGATCCCCTCTTCCGGGGGAGCCCCGGGATCAAGGTCTGCGGCCTGACCGACCCCGCCGAGGCGGTCGCCTGCCTGGCGGCGGGGGTCGACTGGATCGGCCTGAATTTCCACCCCCCGTCGCCCCGGTCCCTGACGATCGACCGCGCCGGGGCGATCCTCTCCGCCTGCCCGCGTCCCGACGCCGCCGTCGGCCTTTTCGTCGATCGTCCCCCCGCCGAGGTCGTCGCGACCTGCCGCACGCTCGGGTTGTCGCGGGTCCAGCTCCACGGCGACGAGCCGCCCGAAGACCTGTCGGCGCTGGGCGAGTTCTTCCTGATCCGGGCCTTCCGCCTCCGCGACGCCTCGGCCGTCCGGGCCATGAGCGCCCATCTGGAACGCGCGTCGCGACTCGGCCGCGCGCCCGACGCCGTCCTGATCGACGCCTGGTCGCCCTCGGCGTTCGGCGGCACCGGGGCGACGATCACGGCCTCGATCCTGGTCGACCTGCCGCCGATCGCCCGCCTGATGCTCGCCGGCGGCCTGACCCCCGAGAACGTCGCCGCCCGCGCCCTGGCGATCCGCCCCTGGATGGTCGACCTCGCCAGCGGCGTCGAGTCCGCACCAGGCCGCAAGGACCTCGACAAGGTGCAATCCCTCGTCCGCGCCCTCCGGCCCGTCCCCGCCTGA